In one window of Spartinivicinus marinus DNA:
- the hisF gene encoding imidazole glycerol phosphate synthase subunit HisF, whose translation MLKVRIMPTLLWKDFGLVKGISFDSNRRVGALLPSIKVYSVRDVDELILLDITATEQNRLADVETIKDISKEVFVPFTVGGGIKKAVDIKNILLAGADKVTINTESYKNNNIIEEGAKIFGSQCIVASIDFKRVNGKTFCVSHAGTKVEPIEVTQWAKTVENMGAGEILLTSVDKDGRMDGFDYEIVGEVTSLVNIPVIASGGAGCAQDIYEVIKKGGASAIAAASIFHFTEQTPQEIKEYLYTKGINVRR comes from the coding sequence GTGCTAAAAGTTCGTATTATGCCAACTTTGTTATGGAAAGACTTTGGTTTAGTTAAAGGAATTTCTTTTGACTCAAACAGAAGAGTTGGGGCATTGCTTCCTTCAATAAAAGTGTATTCAGTAAGAGATGTAGATGAATTAATTCTTTTAGATATTACTGCAACAGAACAAAATCGATTAGCTGATGTAGAAACTATTAAAGATATTTCAAAGGAAGTATTTGTTCCTTTTACAGTTGGGGGAGGAATAAAAAAAGCAGTAGATATAAAAAATATTCTGTTAGCTGGTGCAGATAAAGTTACTATTAATACAGAAAGTTATAAAAATAATAATATAATAGAAGAAGGAGCTAAAATATTTGGCTCTCAATGTATTGTAGCAAGCATTGATTTTAAACGAGTAAATGGCAAAACTTTTTGTGTCAGTCATGCTGGTACTAAAGTTGAGCCTATTGAGGTTACACAATGGGCAAAAACTGTTGAAAATATGGGTGCTGGAGAAATACTATTAACCTCTGTTGATAAAGATGGAAGGATGGATGGTTTTGATTATGAGATTGTTGGTGAAGTTACTAGTTTAGTAAATATACCAGTCATTGCTTCTGGTGGCGCGGGTTGTGCTCAAGATATATATGAGGTGATAAAAAAGGGAGGGGCATCAGCTATTGCTGCTGCTAGCATTTTTCATTTTACAGAGCAAACACCTCAAGAAATAAAAGAGTATTTATATACTAAAGGAATAAATGTAAGAAGGTGA
- the pseG gene encoding UDP-2,4-diacetamido-2,4,6-trideoxy-beta-L-altropyranose hydrolase has protein sequence MNVVFRADASNTIGFGHIMRCLTLARHFEELGANIYFFCRVIPDTLTKKIIQKGYHLKLITTKLSNSYIDFFSKIKIKNARMVSFPYNEWLDISWEQDANSSILYLKDIGKVEIVVVDSYSIDFRWEERISQYVNYLVAIDDLANRNHYCNLIIDQTLGCIKKNYLNLAPNTCSFLLGSDYVILRSEFLDYREKSIKRRRSKDNIRNILINFGGLDPDFITIKILELLGKIEDTTIKSIDIVIGRGSKSYKKVKQLSKSLPYNINIYSDIGNMAEIMSNADLAIGGVGSSAWERCCLGIPSILVVCAENQLMNAKKLVSIEAADILSYSTEISDFHKDELYKLISDVSKLKQNGLIASKLCDGSGVDRIINFLLPRKSKDNTYVNIRPVTIKDKELVYSWQILPSTRKYSRNPDIPDYEEHSVWFEKKLKDINNYFYIILHKEIPSGVVRLDLIERAKFSNIDIRNQLYEISVYVSDDQYGKGLASIAVSKIESLIPKSTIMAYVSKQNSSSQKLFEKVGYKKIQESTYIKYTI, from the coding sequence GTGAACGTAGTATTTCGGGCTGATGCATCCAACACAATTGGATTTGGACACATTATGAGATGTTTGACACTGGCTAGACATTTCGAAGAACTAGGGGCTAATATATATTTTTTTTGTCGAGTTATTCCCGATACCCTAACAAAAAAAATTATACAAAAAGGATATCACTTAAAGTTAATTACAACAAAATTAAGTAATAGCTACATTGATTTCTTTTCAAAAATAAAAATAAAAAATGCTAGGATGGTATCGTTTCCGTATAACGAATGGTTAGATATATCTTGGGAGCAAGATGCTAATAGTAGTATTTTATATTTAAAAGATATTGGTAAAGTTGAAATTGTTGTTGTTGATTCATATAGTATTGATTTTCGTTGGGAAGAAAGGATATCCCAGTATGTAAATTATTTGGTAGCAATTGATGATCTTGCTAATCGAAATCATTATTGTAATTTAATTATAGACCAAACATTAGGCTGTATAAAAAAAAATTATTTGAATCTAGCACCCAACACTTGTTCCTTCCTTTTAGGAAGTGATTATGTAATTTTACGATCAGAATTCTTAGATTATAGAGAAAAATCAATAAAAAGACGTAGGTCTAAAGATAATATTAGAAATATTCTAATAAATTTTGGAGGGCTTGACCCTGACTTTATTACAATAAAAATACTAGAACTCCTGGGTAAAATTGAAGATACAACGATAAAGAGTATAGATATAGTTATAGGTCGAGGTTCAAAATCTTATAAAAAAGTTAAACAACTAAGTAAATCGCTTCCTTATAATATAAATATATATTCTGATATAGGTAATATGGCTGAAATTATGTCAAATGCCGACTTAGCAATAGGAGGAGTAGGTAGTTCTGCATGGGAGCGCTGTTGTTTAGGTATACCATCAATACTAGTAGTTTGTGCTGAAAATCAATTAATGAATGCTAAAAAATTGGTTTCTATAGAAGCTGCTGATATTTTATCATATTCTACAGAAATATCTGATTTTCATAAAGATGAATTGTATAAACTTATAAGCGACGTATCAAAATTGAAACAAAATGGCCTAATTGCATCTAAACTATGTGATGGAAGTGGGGTAGATAGAATAATAAATTTTTTACTACCTAGAAAGTCGAAAGATAATACATATGTTAATATACGGCCAGTCACAATAAAGGATAAAGAGCTAGTTTATAGTTGGCAAATTTTACCAAGTACAAGAAAATATTCTCGTAATCCAGATATACCAGACTATGAAGAACATTCTGTTTGGTTTGAAAAAAAGCTAAAAGATATTAATAATTATTTTTACATTATTTTACATAAAGAAATACCTTCAGGTGTAGTTAGGCTAGATCTCATTGAAAGGGCTAAGTTTTCAAATATTGATATAAGAAATCAATTATATGAGATATCTGTTTATGTTAGTGATGATCAATATGGTAAAGGATTAGCTAGTATTGCAGTTTCTAAGATTGAAAGCTTAATACCAAAATCAACTATTATGGCCTATGTATCAAAACAAAACAGTTCTTCTCAAAAGTTATTTGAAAAAGTAGGATATAAAAAAATTCAAGAATCAACATATATAAAATATACGATATAA
- the pseI gene encoding pseudaminic acid synthase, with protein MLNKHPCICINNRKIGRDYLPYIIAELSANHNGKIENAFKIIDAAKYAGADAVKLQSYTADTITLNCNSEDFIIKGGLWAGQSLYELYQSAHMPWEWHKPLFEYASELGLTIFSSPFDYSAVDLLENLNTPAYKIASFEIVDLPLIRYVANTGKPMIISTGMANIQEIEEAINAAKEGGCEELAILHCVSGYPAPASDYNLTVISDLISRFELVTGLSDHTTANVTAIASIAMGGAMIEKHVTLNRNNGGPDDSFSIEPDELESLCSDTKVAWQSIGKVDYGRKSSEIENMKYRRSLYFVKDLKAGDVITSDAVRSIRPGYGMSPEKIDSLQGKYVKKDIKKGTAVCEEDLK; from the coding sequence ATGCTAAATAAACATCCATGTATTTGTATTAATAATAGAAAAATAGGAAGAGACTACTTACCTTATATAATTGCAGAGTTGTCTGCAAATCATAATGGTAAAATTGAAAATGCATTTAAAATAATCGATGCGGCTAAATACGCTGGAGCTGATGCAGTAAAACTTCAAAGTTACACAGCCGATACTATTACTTTGAATTGTAATTCAGAAGATTTTATTATTAAAGGTGGGTTATGGGCAGGTCAGAGCCTGTATGAGCTATATCAGTCAGCTCATATGCCGTGGGAGTGGCATAAACCTTTGTTTGAATATGCCAGTGAATTAGGTCTTACGATATTTAGCTCACCATTTGATTATAGTGCAGTTGATCTCCTAGAAAATTTAAATACTCCTGCATATAAAATAGCTTCCTTTGAAATAGTAGATTTACCATTAATCAGATATGTTGCTAACACAGGCAAGCCAATGATAATTTCAACAGGAATGGCAAATATCCAAGAGATAGAAGAGGCAATAAATGCTGCAAAAGAAGGTGGATGTGAAGAGCTCGCTATATTACACTGTGTTAGTGGTTATCCTGCACCTGCAAGTGACTACAACTTGACAGTTATTTCTGATTTAATTAGTCGATTTGAATTAGTTACAGGATTGTCTGATCATACGACTGCTAATGTTACTGCAATAGCTAGTATTGCTATGGGGGGGGCAATGATTGAAAAACATGTAACGCTAAATCGAAATAATGGTGGACCTGATGATAGTTTTTCAATAGAACCTGATGAGTTAGAAAGCTTATGTAGTGACACTAAGGTTGCTTGGCAGTCAATAGGAAAAGTTGATTACGGGAGAAAATCTAGCGAAATAGAAAATATGAAGTATCGACGCTCCCTTTATTTTGTGAAAGACCTTAAAGCTGGTGATGTAATTACTTCTGATGCTGTACGTAGTATAAGGCCTGGTTATGGAATGTCACCAGAAAAAATTGATTCATTACAAGGTAAATATGTTAAGAAAGATATTAAAAAAGGAACTGCTGTTTGTGAAGAAGATCTAAAATGA